The Calditerricola satsumensis genome contains a region encoding:
- a CDS encoding SH3 domain-containing protein, producing the protein MNANPKSRRLAVAMALALLASTLEAYLPIHTVQAATASQVAVTASVLNVRAGPGTHYAIITKVLRNTRLTMQKQQAGWLQVRLPNGRSGWVSGQYVRPVSASPAPSSGSSAQPAAPSSQTVAVTASVLNVRSGPGTTYAIVTKVKRDTRLTVQKQQAGWLQVRLPNGRTGWVSAQYVRPVSTTPAPPSGSSAQPAAPSSQTVAVTASVL; encoded by the coding sequence ATGAACGCCAACCCCAAATCGCGCCGCTTGGCGGTGGCAATGGCGCTCGCCCTTCTCGCGTCAACTTTGGAAGCGTACCTGCCGATCCATACGGTTCAGGCCGCGACAGCTTCCCAGGTCGCCGTCACGGCTTCCGTCCTCAACGTGCGGGCCGGACCGGGTACCCACTACGCCATCATCACGAAGGTGCTGCGCAACACCCGCCTGACGATGCAAAAACAGCAGGCCGGCTGGCTGCAGGTCCGCCTGCCAAACGGTCGCTCCGGGTGGGTGTCCGGACAGTACGTCCGCCCGGTCAGCGCCTCCCCGGCGCCTTCCTCCGGAAGCTCCGCACAGCCGGCGGCACCCTCCTCCCAAACGGTTGCGGTGACCGCCTCCGTCCTCAACGTCCGGAGCGGACCGGGCACCACCTACGCCATCGTCACCAAGGTGAAGCGCGACACCCGCCTGACGGTGCAAAAACAGCAGGCCGGCTGGCTGCAGGTCCGCCTCCCCAACGGCCGCACCGGATGGGTGTCCGCCCAGTACGTGCGCCCGGTCAGCACCACCCCGGCGCCTCCGTCCGGGAGCTCCGCACAGCCGGCGGCACCCTCCTCCCAAACCGTCGCGGTGACCGCCTCCGTCCTCA